The genomic segment ATCGGTTGAAGCAGATAAATGGTAGCGGGAAGCAGGAACATGGGATACTGCCGCGCCGAATAGATGGCAGTTCCTGGAAAATATAAGGTCTTTAGAGCACACATATGAAAAGTCTCACCAATACGTTATCGTTTTATGCTTCGATTGTTGTTTATTTGATCTTTAACCTTCGTCTGCAGGGGAATGGTGCAGGAGGAATCGATGCACTTTCTAGTTTTCAGGCCACGGCTCTGCAGATTGGGCAGACAGCACCATATATTGCAGGGTTTACATATTTTATTATTGCCATTTTACAGTATATGTCAGGGGGGGACAAGGTACCCTGGGATCGCAGAGTGCGGCTTTTTATGGCCCTTGGTATTCTCGGTGGTCTGTTTATGGGCATTTATGAATATGCAGGTGTTATTGAATAGACTGATTGTACCTGCCTAATTCTGTTCTGTAAATGAACAAAGTTTCTTTTTTTCAGAGGTTTATTTCTTACATTTTTTCGGCCCCTTCCTGCTCTTGTGAGAGAGGTAAGGGGTTTTGTCTCTTGTAGCTCCTATTAAGGGTGTCCCATGTTGCATCTTCATATATCTAACCACACCGAAAAGCTTCTCGAAATCTTAGCGGCCATTATTAAAAGAGAGGGCCGCGCCAATCTCTTTGCCAGAGAAATTTTTTTAATTCAGAGCCCGGGGGTGGAGAGGACTGTCTGTCAGTATCTGGCCGATGAGTTTAAGAGCTGGTGTAATTTTGATTTTCTCTTGCCTGCTGGTTTGTTGCGAAAAATAGCCTCAAGCCTCTATGTTGATCTTGAAACAGATCTCTTTGCCAGCCAGACGACCGTCTGGCGACTTGAGGCCCTGTTGCGGGATATTGATGAGGATATTTATCTGCCCTTGAAAAAATATGTAAGCGGCGAGGTGGCGGAGCTGAAAAGATATCAACTTGCCGGTCAGATAGCTCAGCTCTTTGATCAGTATCAGCTGATGCGTCCCAGCATGCTTGCCCGTTGGCGACTTGGCCAGAGGGTAACGGAGGAGGATTGCGAAATATGGCAGATGCATCTCTGGCAGAGACTGGTGGAGGAGTTCCCCGCTGCCCGGCATCAGGGAGAGATCTTAGAAAATATTATTGAAACATTGGAAAAAGAAGAGTGCCAACGTCGTCTGCCCAGGCGGATCTTTGTCTTTGGACTCCATACCATGGCCCCGCTCTTTTTAAAGTTCCTGCAGGCCCTGTCCTCCCGGACCGAGGTGCATCTCTTTCTCCTCTCCCCCTGCAGAGAATATTGGGGTGAGGTGGGGAGGGGAGGCGATCGTCTTCTCTCTCTGGAGGGCATAAGGGATTCGGGTGTCGATCTCTCTTCCTATGAGGAGGAAGAGCCTCAGCAGTTACTGGCCTCTCTTGGTCGGCAGGGCCGGGATTTTCAGCAGATGCTGGTGGCGTCCGCTGGTTATAGTATAGACTCTGCCCTCTATCAGGGCTTAGGTGCTGGCTCTCCCCCCTCTCTTCTCCACGTCCTACAGGGGGATATTTTAGAGAGGGGCAGACTGGCGGTTACGGCAGCAAGAGACGATTCCCTTCGCATTGTCTCCTGCCATTCGCCTCTGCGGGAACTTGCTGTGCTCAAGGATCATATTCTTGACCTGCTCTATAAGGATGCCAGCCTGCAGCTACGGGACATTGTGGTGATGGCCCCTGATATTCAGGAGTATGCCCCGCTCATTCCCGCCCTCTTCGCTGACATTCAGTACTCCATAGCCGATCGTGCCACGGGACAGCGCAATACGGTGATGGCTGTCTTTCTTGATTACCTCAACCTCTTCTCGGGAAGGTTCGGTTGGAGTGAGGTTCTTGATCTGCTTCGTTCGGAGCATATTTATTCCCAGTTTAGCCTTGGTGAGGGGGATTTTGATCTCCTGCAGAAGTGGGTGACAGAATCCGGTATTCGCTGGGGACTTTCAGCGGAGCAGAGGCAGGAGCTCGGCCTACCTCCCCTGGAGCTGAATACCTGGTTGGCTGGCTTGCAGAGGCTGCTCCTGGGCTTTGCCATGTCCGCCGATACCATGGTGGAGGGGGTTTTGGCCTACAGCGATATCGAGGGCAATAGTGCTCAGGCACTTGGCGGTCTTTGCGAATTTCTTCAGGTGTTACAGGGGGGACAAGAGCTCTATACCACTCCACGTCTTCTCCATGAGTGGGCAGAGTTGCTCCAGGGGGATGCGGAGCGTCTCTTTGGCGGTGAAGAAAATTCTGCCCATCAGGAACTACAGCAGATTCTGGCAGGGCTTGGCCGGGGCAGGGAGTATCAGGGCGTCCTTCTCTACAGTCAGCCCATTGCCTTTCAGGTGGTTATGGCCTGGCTCCAGCAGGCCTCTGCCCAGGTTGGTTCCAGTGCAGGCTTTCTCCGGGGGCAGTTGACCTTCTGTTCTATGTTGCCCATGCGCTCTATTCCCTTTCGGGTGATCTGCCTTTTGGGGCTTAACGAGGGTAAGTTTCCCAAACAGGATAAGCAGGCGACCTTTGATCTCCTCGCCAGCAAACCCGAGCTGGGTGATCGCTCGCCAAGAATTGACGATCGTTATCAGTTTCTTGAGGCCCTGATCTCCGTGCGTGACTCTCTCTATCTGAGTTATGTGGGGAGATCGATAAAAAATAATGGCGAGATTCCTCCCTCGGTTGTTCTCTGTGAACTGCTTGATCTGCTGGAGTGTAAATTTGCCATTAAGCCTGAGGATATTGTGGTTGAACAGCCCCTCCATCCCTTTAGTTCAAAATATTTTGAAGGGAGAGCTGACCTCTTTAGCTATAACGAGAACTGTCTTACCCTGGCCCAAAAGATCTATGGTGGTGGTGGCGGGGAGGAGCGTCCATGGTGGTCGGGGAACCTGGGACGACCTCAGGAGAACATCTACCTGGCCGATATGGTCTCTTTTTACAAGAACCCCCAACGTTGGTTTGTGAGCAGAAGTCTTGAGATTCGTCTGGGTGCCAGTTCGGATCTACCCGACGATACAGAGACCTTCTCTGCCTCGGGCCTTGATCGTTATCTGTTGGAACAGGGTTTGGTAGAGGATCTGCTGGCAGGTAGAGAGGTGGCAGATATCTATCATGGTCTGGCCATAGAGGGGCGCTGGCCCCAGGGGACTCCGGGGAGCCTCCTCTTTAAAAAACTCCTGACAGAGTTGGACGAATTTACCAACAGCATTCGTCAGATAGATCCCGGCCCGATTATCCAGACCCTTCCCATTGATCAGCGTATTGGCCCCTATCGTCTTTTGGGGAAGGTTGCCCTGCGCCAGAATGGGATTTTTCTCCATCGTTATGCCAATCGTAAGGGCAAAGATCTACTTGAGGCATGGTTATATCATCTGGTGGCGGGAAGGGAGCGACCGGATATTATCACCTGGCTGGTCTGTAAGGATGGGGTGCTGAAATTTTCAGAACAGCCGTCCGAGGAGATGCTCCTTCTCTATCTGGAGCACTTTGCCTTTGGTGTTAATACCCTCTCCTCCTTTCAAGTTGAGGCGGCCTATGCCTATAGTTTGCACTGTCAAAAGAAGAGTAAGAAGACACCGAT from the Desulfotalea psychrophila LSv54 genome contains:
- the recC gene encoding exodeoxyribonuclease V subunit gamma, which produces MLHLHISNHTEKLLEILAAIIKREGRANLFAREIFLIQSPGVERTVCQYLADEFKSWCNFDFLLPAGLLRKIASSLYVDLETDLFASQTTVWRLEALLRDIDEDIYLPLKKYVSGEVAELKRYQLAGQIAQLFDQYQLMRPSMLARWRLGQRVTEEDCEIWQMHLWQRLVEEFPAARHQGEILENIIETLEKEECQRRLPRRIFVFGLHTMAPLFLKFLQALSSRTEVHLFLLSPCREYWGEVGRGGDRLLSLEGIRDSGVDLSSYEEEEPQQLLASLGRQGRDFQQMLVASAGYSIDSALYQGLGAGSPPSLLHVLQGDILERGRLAVTAARDDSLRIVSCHSPLRELAVLKDHILDLLYKDASLQLRDIVVMAPDIQEYAPLIPALFADIQYSIADRATGQRNTVMAVFLDYLNLFSGRFGWSEVLDLLRSEHIYSQFSLGEGDFDLLQKWVTESGIRWGLSAEQRQELGLPPLELNTWLAGLQRLLLGFAMSADTMVEGVLAYSDIEGNSAQALGGLCEFLQVLQGGQELYTTPRLLHEWAELLQGDAERLFGGEENSAHQELQQILAGLGRGREYQGVLLYSQPIAFQVVMAWLQQASAQVGSSAGFLRGQLTFCSMLPMRSIPFRVICLLGLNEGKFPKQDKQATFDLLASKPELGDRSPRIDDRYQFLEALISVRDSLYLSYVGRSIKNNGEIPPSVVLCELLDLLECKFAIKPEDIVVEQPLHPFSSKYFEGRADLFSYNENCLTLAQKIYGGGGGEERPWWSGNLGRPQENIYLADMVSFYKNPQRWFVSRSLEIRLGASSDLPDDTETFSASGLDRYLLEQGLVEDLLAGREVADIYHGLAIEGRWPQGTPGSLLFKKLLTELDEFTNSIRQIDPGPIIQTLPIDQRIGPYRLLGKVALRQNGIFLHRYANRKGKDLLEAWLYHLVAGRERPDIITWLVCKDGVLKFSEQPSEEMLLLYLEHFAFGVNTLSSFQVEAAYAYSLHCQKKSKKTPMQVAEETLKGSVTKGYEPELALAISGGVEEFLAGEFERYCIELMLPIWEYADEL